In a genomic window of Streptomyces roseoviridis:
- a CDS encoding copper amine oxidase: MSSSRLRHARTPGTVLAAGALLGTVALTGASPVSAAAPAAPAPPPADCSAAYRIEQKLDGGTVWRMCWRYSTDSGLILDKVTYQPPGERAPIRVLNSAKLAQIHVPYDDGNAEYDDLTGAGFGWGLQGLKPGECPGGTITSVKVPEVGKVNGLCTTTRARGHAYRMAADEGGKVWAAQGKDLLVYTVNKVGWYEYITEWRFSSDGTIGANVGATGSLSPVDYNATDGRGWPIGKGARDYATSHAHNVFWKLDFGLDGSSKGRIEQYDSKVTPPARGGSPTVKTTRTTVTKELAGDAKNMRWWRVVSETGKNKDGHPRSYEIVPGHTNTYGGRPYTRHDVYFTQARACEQFASNNILNCGQGAPDSVDKWVNGETLKNPAVWVNIGFHHVARDEDQQPMPVHWQGFQLAPRDVTAMNPLTPADLAGQNGAPRQGS, encoded by the coding sequence ATGTCCTCTTCGCGACTTCGGCATGCCCGCACACCGGGCACCGTCCTCGCCGCCGGCGCCCTGCTCGGCACCGTCGCCCTGACCGGCGCCTCGCCCGTGAGCGCCGCCGCCCCGGCCGCCCCCGCCCCGCCGCCGGCCGACTGCTCCGCCGCGTACCGCATCGAGCAGAAGCTCGACGGCGGCACCGTCTGGCGCATGTGCTGGCGCTACTCCACCGACTCCGGGCTCATCCTGGACAAGGTGACCTACCAGCCGCCCGGCGAGCGCGCCCCCATCCGGGTCCTGAACAGCGCCAAGCTCGCCCAGATCCACGTCCCGTACGACGACGGGAACGCCGAGTACGACGACCTCACCGGCGCCGGATTCGGCTGGGGCCTGCAGGGCCTGAAGCCCGGCGAGTGCCCCGGCGGCACGATCACCTCCGTCAAGGTGCCCGAGGTGGGCAAGGTCAACGGCCTGTGCACCACCACCCGGGCCCGCGGCCACGCCTACCGCATGGCCGCCGACGAGGGCGGCAAGGTGTGGGCCGCCCAGGGCAAGGACCTGCTCGTCTACACCGTCAACAAGGTCGGCTGGTACGAGTACATCACCGAGTGGCGGTTCTCCTCCGACGGCACCATCGGCGCCAACGTCGGCGCCACCGGCAGCCTCTCGCCGGTGGACTACAACGCCACCGACGGCCGCGGCTGGCCCATCGGCAAGGGCGCCCGCGACTACGCCACCAGCCACGCCCACAACGTCTTCTGGAAGCTGGACTTCGGGCTGGACGGCAGCTCCAAGGGCCGGATCGAGCAGTACGACTCCAAGGTCACCCCGCCCGCCCGGGGCGGCAGCCCGACCGTGAAGACCACCCGCACCACCGTCACCAAGGAGCTCGCCGGTGACGCGAAGAACATGCGCTGGTGGCGGGTGGTGAGCGAGACCGGCAAGAACAAGGACGGCCACCCGCGCTCGTACGAGATCGTGCCCGGCCACACCAACACCTACGGCGGGCGCCCCTACACCCGGCACGACGTCTACTTCACCCAGGCGCGGGCCTGTGAGCAGTTCGCCAGCAACAACATCCTGAACTGCGGTCAGGGCGCCCCGGACAGCGTGGACAAGTGGGTCAACGGGGAGACGCTGAAGAATCCGGCGGTCTGGGTCAACATCGGGTTCCACCACGTCGCCCGGGACGAGGACCAGCAGCCGATGCCGGTCCACTGGCAGGGATTCCAGCTGGCGCCCCGGGACGTAACCGCTATGAATCCGCTCACTCCGGCCGATCTCGCCGGCCAGAACGGAGCTCCGCGCCAGGGCAGTTGA
- a CDS encoding Tat pathway signal sequence domain protein, translating to MAVTGTAVAVAVTLPGSAGADEAPGAPPGGTGQAASGTPGSDPSADGRPPGPATLASAPPEGKKGIGTDPLTDDELKRAEALALTPPAASAQRNAEGGRGPQHLATELADPRPGEQAGAPRRAQVRFYDYTSDTLLTRTVNLDTGKVEESGAQRGVQPSAHPEELRAALRLILDSPLGKGVKEDYKDATGKDLTSTDQLWFNGDVYRTYREKDVPASLAKCGEHRCVRLVTKVLNGSWIDTRNLIVDLSAQTVTRVG from the coding sequence ATGGCCGTCACCGGGACGGCCGTCGCCGTCGCGGTCACCCTGCCGGGCAGCGCCGGCGCCGACGAGGCCCCCGGCGCGCCGCCCGGCGGCACCGGACAGGCCGCGTCCGGCACGCCGGGGAGCGACCCCTCGGCCGACGGCCGGCCGCCCGGCCCCGCCACCCTGGCCTCCGCGCCGCCCGAGGGGAAGAAGGGCATCGGCACCGACCCGCTCACCGACGACGAGCTGAAGCGGGCCGAGGCCCTGGCGCTGACCCCGCCCGCCGCCTCGGCCCAGAGGAACGCCGAGGGCGGCCGGGGCCCGCAGCACCTGGCCACCGAGCTGGCCGACCCCCGGCCCGGCGAGCAGGCCGGCGCCCCGCGCCGCGCGCAGGTCCGCTTCTACGACTACACGAGCGACACCCTGCTGACCCGCACCGTCAACCTCGACACCGGCAAGGTCGAGGAGAGCGGCGCCCAGCGCGGGGTGCAGCCCTCCGCCCATCCCGAGGAACTGCGCGCCGCGCTGCGGCTGATCCTGGACAGCCCGCTGGGCAAGGGCGTCAAGGAGGACTACAAGGACGCCACCGGTAAGGACCTCACCTCCACCGACCAGCTCTGGTTCAACGGCGACGTCTACCGCACCTACCGCGAGAAGGACGTCCCCGCGAGCCTCGCGAAGTGCGGCGAGCACCGGTGCGTCCGCCTCGTCACCAAGGTCCTGAACGGCTCCTGGATCGACACCCGCAACCTGATCGTCGACCTCAGCGCCCAGACCGTCACCCGCGTCGGCTGA
- the glgX gene encoding glycogen debranching protein GlgX, which produces MQVWPGQAYPLGATYDGAGTNFAVFSEAADRIELCLLHDDGSETAVELRETDAFVRHAYLPGVMPGQRYGFRVHGPYAPERGLRCNAAKLLLDPYARAVSGTVDWGEAVYGYHFGRPDSRNDLDSAPHTMSSVVVNPYFDWGDDRRPRTEYHHTVIYEAHVKGLTMLHPDLPEELRGTYAGLAHPAVIGHLKELGVTALELMPVHQFVNDHRLADAGLANYWGYNTIGFFAPHNAYASWGDRGQQVLEFKSAVRALHRAGIEVILDVVYNHTAEGNHLGPTLSFRGLDNPSYYRLTDDPRYYMDTTGTGNSLLMRSPHVLQMIMDSLRYWVTEMHVDGFRFDLAATLARQFHEVDRLSSFFDLVQQDPVVSQVKLIAEPWDLGEGGYQVGNFPPQWAEWNGKYRDCVRDLWRGEPRTLAEFASRLTGSSDLYQDDGRRPLASVNFVTCHDGFTLRDLVSYNEKHNEANGEGNRDGESHNRSWNCGAEGDTDDIGIRELRARQMRNFLATLMLSQGVPMLSHGDEFGRTQGGNNNAYCQDSEIAWVHWPKAGSEPEATLLRFTRAMVRLRREHPVFRRRRFFHGRPVEGTHDELTDIAWFTPQGEEMTARDWQAAHAKALTVFLNGNAISEPGPQGERIADDSFLLMFNASSQELEFEVPDSHGECWRVVVDTSHPEGMPPEDGPRVTAGERVTLPPLTLTVLRRPA; this is translated from the coding sequence ATGCAGGTCTGGCCGGGACAGGCGTACCCCTTGGGCGCCACCTACGACGGCGCCGGTACCAACTTCGCGGTCTTCTCGGAGGCCGCCGACAGGATCGAGCTGTGTCTGCTCCATGACGACGGTTCGGAGACGGCGGTGGAGCTGCGCGAGACCGACGCCTTCGTGCGGCACGCCTATCTGCCGGGCGTGATGCCCGGCCAGCGCTACGGCTTCCGGGTCCACGGGCCGTACGCGCCGGAGCGCGGGCTGCGCTGCAACGCGGCGAAGCTGCTGCTCGACCCGTACGCGCGCGCGGTGTCGGGCACGGTGGACTGGGGCGAGGCGGTGTACGGCTACCACTTCGGGCGGCCGGACTCGCGCAACGACCTGGACTCGGCGCCGCACACGATGTCCTCGGTGGTGGTCAACCCGTACTTCGACTGGGGCGACGACCGGCGCCCGCGCACCGAGTACCACCACACGGTGATCTACGAGGCCCATGTGAAGGGCCTGACGATGCTCCACCCGGACCTCCCGGAGGAGCTGCGCGGCACCTACGCGGGGCTCGCGCACCCGGCGGTGATCGGCCATCTGAAGGAACTGGGAGTCACCGCGCTCGAGCTGATGCCGGTGCACCAGTTCGTGAACGACCACCGGCTGGCGGACGCGGGGCTCGCGAACTACTGGGGCTACAACACGATCGGCTTCTTCGCCCCGCACAACGCCTACGCCTCCTGGGGCGACCGGGGCCAGCAGGTCCTGGAGTTCAAGTCGGCGGTGCGGGCGCTGCACCGGGCGGGCATCGAGGTGATCCTCGACGTGGTCTACAACCACACCGCCGAGGGCAACCACCTGGGGCCGACGCTCTCCTTCCGGGGCCTGGACAACCCCTCGTACTACCGGCTGACCGACGACCCGCGCTACTACATGGACACCACCGGCACCGGGAACTCGCTGCTCATGCGGTCCCCGCACGTGCTCCAGATGATCATGGACAGCCTGCGGTACTGGGTGACCGAGATGCACGTGGACGGCTTCCGCTTCGACCTGGCGGCCACCCTGGCGCGCCAGTTCCACGAGGTGGACCGGCTGTCGTCGTTCTTCGACCTGGTCCAGCAGGACCCGGTGGTCAGCCAGGTCAAGCTGATCGCCGAGCCGTGGGACCTGGGAGAGGGCGGCTACCAGGTGGGCAACTTCCCGCCGCAGTGGGCCGAGTGGAACGGCAAGTACCGGGACTGCGTGCGGGACCTGTGGCGCGGCGAGCCGCGGACGCTCGCCGAGTTCGCCTCGCGCCTGACCGGCTCCTCCGACCTCTACCAGGACGACGGGCGGCGGCCGCTGGCCTCGGTGAACTTCGTGACCTGCCACGACGGCTTCACGCTGCGGGACCTCGTGTCGTACAACGAGAAGCACAACGAGGCCAACGGGGAGGGCAACCGGGACGGCGAGAGCCACAACCGGTCCTGGAACTGCGGCGCCGAGGGCGACACGGACGACATCGGGATCCGTGAGCTGAGGGCCCGCCAGATGCGCAACTTCCTGGCCACGCTGATGCTGTCGCAGGGGGTGCCCATGCTCAGCCACGGCGACGAGTTCGGGCGCACCCAGGGCGGCAACAACAACGCCTACTGCCAGGACAGCGAGATCGCGTGGGTGCACTGGCCGAAGGCGGGCAGCGAACCGGAGGCCACGCTGCTGCGGTTCACCCGGGCCATGGTGCGGCTGCGCCGTGAGCACCCGGTCTTCCGGCGGCGCCGCTTCTTCCACGGGCGGCCGGTGGAGGGCACCCACGACGAGCTGACCGACATCGCCTGGTTCACGCCGCAGGGCGAGGAGATGACGGCACGGGACTGGCAGGCCGCGCACGCCAAGGCGCTGACGGTCTTCCTCAACGGCAACGCGATCTCCGAGCCCGGCCCGCAGGGCGAGCGGATCGCGGACGACTCCTTCCTGCTGATGTTCAACGCCTCGTCGCAGGAGCTGGAGTTCGAGGTGCCGGACAGCCACGGCGAGTGCTGGAGGGTCGTGGTGGACACCTCCCACCCGGAGGGCATGCCGCCGGAGGACGGCCCGCGGGTGACGGCCGGCGAGCGGGTGACGCTCCCGCCGCTCACGCTGACGGTGCTGAGACGGCCGGCCTGA
- a CDS encoding MFS transporter, which produces MLLAGCGTAFALHPTARASATDPGAVSKATRTSAAERSRLPAATYALRATMVLQGAMFGASQAGITALTERLGTPGQAGLVYAAMGVTSALAGFATAAVPARIGLTARWRASTAALVVLAAPLVLVDGLGGLYAGVVVLGVAYAPHLITVFGLTERTVPPARLAESMAFLTSGIVGGQALALAVSARLADTHGAPAAFTVAAGAAVACAVLSWTVRVPAARGQEVRPAVSAPSA; this is translated from the coding sequence GTGCTCCTCGCGGGCTGCGGCACCGCGTTCGCCCTCCACCCCACCGCCCGGGCGTCGGCGACGGACCCCGGGGCCGTCTCGAAGGCCACCCGAACGAGTGCCGCCGAACGGAGCAGGCTGCCCGCCGCCACGTACGCCCTGCGGGCCACGATGGTCCTCCAGGGCGCGATGTTCGGCGCCTCGCAGGCCGGGATCACCGCCCTCACCGAGCGCCTCGGCACGCCCGGCCAGGCCGGCCTCGTCTACGCCGCCATGGGCGTGACCAGTGCCCTCGCCGGGTTCGCGACGGCCGCCGTGCCCGCCCGGATCGGCCTGACCGCCCGCTGGCGTGCCTCGACCGCCGCGCTCGTGGTGCTCGCCGCGCCCCTGGTCCTCGTCGACGGCCTCGGCGGGCTGTACGCGGGCGTGGTGGTCCTCGGCGTCGCCTACGCCCCGCACCTCATCACCGTCTTCGGCCTCACCGAGCGGACCGTGCCGCCCGCCCGGCTCGCCGAGTCCATGGCGTTCCTCACCAGCGGCATCGTCGGCGGACAGGCCCTCGCGCTCGCCGTGTCGGCCCGGCTCGCCGACACGCACGGCGCCCCGGCCGCCTTCACGGTGGCGGCCGGGGCGGCCGTGGCGTGCGCCGTGCTGTCCTGGACCGTGCGGGTCCCGGCGGCCCGGGGTCAGGAGGTCAGGCCGGCCGTCTCAGCACCGTCAGCGTGA
- a CDS encoding MFS transporter, with the protein MLRMYRDTLSLLGPVLPAVSFLGRLPTAMCQLGSLLLVAETSGSLTTAGLAGGALAAGQTVAGPLVGRLADRRGQRPVVLAASLANAVAVTALVLAALGQAATGLLVLLGALAGATVPQVGPLARTRSVRLARAAGADDRAVATVLSFEGTLDEVSFVLGPPSSVSPPPSPTPRRRC; encoded by the coding sequence ATGCTCCGGATGTATCGCGACACCCTCTCGCTGCTCGGCCCGGTCCTGCCCGCGGTGTCCTTCCTCGGCCGGCTGCCGACCGCCATGTGCCAGCTCGGCAGCCTCCTGCTGGTCGCCGAGACCAGCGGCTCGCTCACCACCGCGGGCCTCGCGGGCGGGGCGCTCGCCGCCGGCCAGACCGTCGCCGGACCGCTCGTCGGACGGCTCGCGGACCGGCGCGGCCAGCGGCCGGTGGTCCTCGCCGCGTCACTCGCCAACGCCGTCGCCGTCACCGCCCTGGTGCTCGCCGCCCTCGGCCAGGCGGCGACCGGCCTGCTCGTGCTGCTCGGCGCCCTCGCCGGGGCCACCGTCCCGCAGGTCGGCCCGCTCGCCCGGACCCGCTCGGTCCGCCTGGCCCGCGCGGCCGGCGCCGACGACCGCGCCGTGGCCACCGTGCTGTCCTTCGAGGGCACCCTCGACGAGGTCTCCTTCGTCCTCGGCCCGCCCTCGTCGGTCTCGCCGCCGCCGTCGCCCACCCCGCGGCGGCGCTGCTGA
- the treY gene encoding malto-oligosyltrehalose synthase produces the protein MTSSSPGPSSERTLPTATYRLQMQPEFPFAAAERAVPHLAALGVSHLHLSPVLEAVPGSTHGYDVTDHRSVRAELGGEAGLRALAATARAHGLGLVVDLVPNHMAASPRHNHALREVLREGPDSPYARWFDIDWAAGGGRMLLPVLPGRLSEVRERMRVTDRGLSLDGQEFPLREGTERLPLEELLDAQWYRLAWWRLARTELNYRRFFTISDLIGVRVEDPEVFEATHGKILELVRDGVVEGLRIDHPDGLADPEGYLERLAEATGGRCWTVVEKILTGTEPLPPSWPVDGTTGYDALRYVDGLFTDPVGADELADVYREFAGRAGDRGGYWEATARRAAYKVVTHELAAETAALTRIAERICAADPALRDHAPWALHTAVRELLVRVPVYRPYRTGGERVLTPEAARGAKAAFAVPEEAAAVDVVRDLALGLRGDGPQHRAFRARFAQTSSALRAKSVEDTAFYRYTPLLSANEVGGDPGRPAVAPDEFHAFCARIARDWPGTGTVLTTHDTKRSGDVRAGIAVLSQCPQRWAELLEEVAGVPAPDPHLAWTAWQTAFGLGTPDAARLGPAILKSVREAGLHTSWTEQDAGYERAVAEFVAAGPGRIPLRQASEAAFALEPHIRSHVLGAALVQLTMPGVPELYQNTEREYRALVDPDNRTPFAVGPDDDKTAVVRAALRLRHAYPELFGPGSGYAPLAATGPAAPHCLAFTRAERVLTAVTRLSLRLAEAGGWQDTALRLPEGRWTDLLDGIREFTGGPDTPVKLAELFEERPVALLVRA, from the coding sequence ATGACGTCCTCTTCGCCGGGCCCCTCCTCTGAGCGGACGCTGCCCACCGCCACCTACCGGCTCCAGATGCAGCCGGAGTTCCCGTTCGCCGCGGCCGAGCGGGCCGTGCCCCACCTCGCCGCGCTGGGGGTCTCGCACCTCCACCTGTCGCCGGTCCTGGAGGCGGTCCCCGGCTCCACGCACGGCTACGACGTGACCGACCACCGCAGTGTGCGGGCCGAACTGGGCGGCGAGGCGGGCCTGCGGGCACTCGCCGCCACCGCCCGGGCCCACGGCCTCGGCCTGGTGGTCGACCTGGTGCCCAACCACATGGCGGCCTCGCCACGGCACAACCACGCCCTGCGCGAGGTGCTGCGCGAGGGTCCCGACTCGCCGTACGCCCGCTGGTTCGACATCGACTGGGCGGCGGGCGGCGGGCGCATGCTGCTGCCGGTGCTGCCCGGCCGGCTCTCCGAGGTGCGGGAGCGGATGCGGGTCACGGACCGGGGGCTCAGCCTGGACGGACAGGAGTTCCCGCTGCGGGAGGGCACCGAGCGGCTCCCGCTGGAGGAGCTGCTCGACGCCCAGTGGTACCGGCTCGCGTGGTGGCGGCTCGCCCGCACCGAGCTCAACTACCGCCGCTTCTTCACCATCTCCGACCTCATCGGGGTGCGGGTCGAGGACCCGGAGGTCTTCGAGGCCACCCACGGGAAGATCCTGGAGCTGGTGCGGGACGGGGTCGTCGAGGGGCTGCGGATCGACCATCCGGACGGCCTCGCCGACCCGGAGGGCTATCTGGAGCGGCTCGCCGAGGCGACCGGCGGGCGGTGCTGGACGGTGGTGGAGAAGATCCTCACCGGCACCGAGCCGCTGCCGCCGTCCTGGCCCGTGGACGGCACCACCGGCTACGACGCCCTGCGGTACGTGGACGGCCTGTTCACCGACCCGGTGGGAGCCGACGAGCTCGCCGACGTCTACCGCGAGTTCGCCGGCCGCGCCGGGGACCGGGGCGGCTACTGGGAGGCGACCGCCCGGCGCGCCGCGTACAAGGTGGTGACCCACGAACTGGCCGCCGAGACCGCCGCGCTGACCCGCATCGCGGAGCGGATCTGCGCCGCCGACCCGGCCCTGCGCGACCACGCGCCCTGGGCGCTGCACACGGCGGTGCGCGAACTCCTCGTCCGCGTCCCGGTCTACCGCCCGTACCGCACCGGCGGGGAGCGGGTGCTCACACCGGAGGCGGCGCGGGGCGCGAAGGCCGCGTTCGCGGTGCCGGAGGAGGCGGCGGCGGTGGACGTGGTCCGGGACCTCGCCCTCGGCCTGCGCGGCGACGGGCCGCAGCACCGGGCCTTCCGGGCCCGCTTCGCGCAGACCTCGTCGGCGCTGCGGGCCAAGTCCGTGGAGGACACCGCCTTCTACCGGTACACGCCGCTGCTGTCGGCGAACGAGGTGGGCGGCGACCCGGGCCGGCCGGCCGTGGCGCCCGACGAGTTCCACGCCTTCTGCGCCCGGATCGCCCGCGACTGGCCCGGCACCGGCACGGTGCTGACCACCCACGACACCAAGCGGAGCGGCGACGTACGGGCCGGGATCGCGGTCCTGTCCCAGTGCCCGCAGCGCTGGGCGGAGCTGCTGGAGGAGGTCGCCGGGGTGCCCGCGCCCGATCCGCATCTGGCGTGGACGGCGTGGCAGACCGCGTTCGGTCTCGGCACCCCGGACGCGGCGCGGCTCGGGCCCGCGATCCTCAAGTCCGTACGGGAGGCGGGGCTGCACACCAGCTGGACCGAGCAGGACGCCGGTTACGAGCGGGCCGTGGCCGAGTTCGTGGCGGCGGGGCCCGGCCGCATCCCGCTGCGGCAGGCGTCGGAGGCCGCGTTCGCCCTGGAGCCCCACATCCGCTCCCACGTCCTGGGCGCGGCCCTCGTCCAGCTGACGATGCCGGGCGTGCCGGAGCTGTACCAGAACACCGAGCGGGAGTACCGCGCGCTCGTCGACCCGGACAACCGGACGCCGTTCGCGGTCGGGCCCGACGACGACAAGACGGCCGTGGTGCGGGCGGCCCTGCGGCTGCGCCACGCCTACCCGGAGCTCTTCGGTCCCGGGAGCGGCTACGCCCCGCTGGCCGCGACCGGTCCGGCGGCCCCGCACTGCCTGGCCTTCACGCGCGCGGAGCGGGTGCTGACCGCCGTGACGAGGCTGTCGCTGCGGCTGGCGGAGGCGGGCGGCTGGCAGGACACCGCGCTGCGGCTTCCGGAGGGCCGCTGGACCGATCTCCTGGACGGGATCCGGGAGTTCACCGGCGGCCCCGACACGCCCGTGAAGCTCGCGGAGCTGTTCGAGGAGCGGCCGGTGGCGCTGCTCGTACGGGCGTGA
- a CDS encoding SsgA family sporulation/cell division regulator, which yields MSEPRRRDDRAGRTAESPVAPWRTTGHRVHGDLEVPIEVVFSYDPADPWAVRASFGQVGGAVDWTLSRELLHAGTRTSCGVGDVQLWPMRRGGLQGRLRIRLGGTGVPVLVDVDRSALRSWLSATFHAVPAGTESARIDWAAEAEHIGPGVAPEVERDAGRGEASGYGDI from the coding sequence ATGTCCGAGCCGCGGCGGCGCGACGACAGGGCGGGGCGCACGGCGGAGTCCCCGGTGGCCCCGTGGCGTACGACGGGACACCGGGTGCACGGCGACCTCGAGGTCCCCATCGAGGTGGTGTTCTCCTACGACCCGGCCGACCCGTGGGCGGTCCGGGCCAGCTTCGGACAGGTCGGCGGGGCGGTCGACTGGACCCTCTCGCGTGAGCTGTTGCACGCCGGCACCCGCACGTCGTGCGGGGTCGGTGACGTCCAGCTGTGGCCGATGCGGCGCGGCGGCCTGCAGGGCCGGCTGCGGATCCGGCTCGGCGGTACGGGAGTTCCGGTCCTCGTCGACGTCGACCGCTCGGCGCTGCGCAGCTGGCTGTCGGCCACCTTCCACGCGGTCCCGGCGGGCACGGAGTCGGCGCGGATCGACTGGGCGGCGGAGGCGGAGCACATCGGTCCGGGCGTCGCGCCGGAGGTGGAGCGCGACGCGGGCCGGGGCGAGGCGTCGGGGTACGGGGACATCTGA
- a CDS encoding cytochrome P450 — MSDESKPVPRHAPHDPARRAPHDAARPGMHRPPWRDHWAALPSMARAAGPAATAAVDRTARRVAPSPLEPGAGRDPYRTYRVLREEFPLTHDPLLRAWVLSRYADVASALTDARFTHGHRPGDPPCAETHTDVDEAELREVAERTALVLARRIADRPQADLVADFCHWLPAGTVAAAVGVPYRDMMRLVRGRAASALAGQCTGQIAVREKALAGFLADVLTDPDLVAALRDAPSSLVARAWTESLRREPPVQVVVRRTRGDVRVTGGTIPAGASVALLIGAAGRDPERFREPDRYDLLRDDSGQLTYGSGYCPAVTLAALEAEYALRALFDTMPRLRLADGFRPERTGLITRAPRSLMVRPRG; from the coding sequence ATGAGCGACGAGTCGAAGCCCGTACCGCGCCACGCGCCGCACGACCCTGCTCGCCGTGCGCCGCACGACGCCGCCCGCCCCGGGATGCACCGTCCGCCCTGGCGGGACCACTGGGCGGCCCTGCCCTCCATGGCCCGCGCCGCCGGCCCGGCCGCCACGGCCGCGGTGGACCGCACCGCACGCCGGGTCGCCCCGAGCCCCCTGGAGCCGGGCGCCGGCCGCGACCCGTACCGCACCTACCGGGTGCTGCGCGAGGAGTTCCCGCTCACCCACGACCCGCTGCTGCGGGCCTGGGTGCTCAGCCGGTACGCGGACGTGGCGAGCGCGCTCACCGACGCCCGCTTCACCCACGGCCACCGGCCCGGCGACCCGCCGTGCGCCGAAACCCACACCGACGTCGACGAGGCCGAGCTGCGGGAGGTCGCCGAACGCACCGCGCTGGTCCTCGCCCGCCGCATCGCCGACCGGCCGCAGGCCGATCTCGTCGCCGACTTCTGTCACTGGCTGCCCGCCGGCACCGTCGCCGCCGCCGTCGGCGTTCCCTACCGGGACATGATGCGACTGGTCCGGGGCCGCGCCGCGTCCGCCCTCGCCGGGCAGTGCACGGGCCAGATCGCCGTACGGGAGAAGGCCCTGGCCGGTTTCCTCGCCGACGTCCTCACCGACCCCGACCTGGTCGCCGCGCTCCGCGACGCCCCCTCAAGCCTCGTCGCCCGCGCCTGGACCGAGTCCCTGCGGCGCGAGCCGCCCGTGCAGGTGGTCGTGCGCCGCACCCGCGGCGACGTCCGGGTCACCGGCGGCACCATCCCCGCCGGCGCCTCCGTCGCCCTCCTGATCGGCGCCGCCGGCCGCGACCCCGAACGCTTCCGCGAACCGGACCGCTACGACCTGCTGCGCGACGACTCCGGCCAGCTGACCTACGGCTCCGGATACTGCCCCGCCGTCACGCTCGCCGCCCTGGAGGCCGAGTACGCCCTGCGCGCCCTCTTCGACACCATGCCCCGCCTCCGCCTCGCGGACGGCTTCCGGCCCGAACGCACGGGCCTCATCACCCGGGCGCCCAGGAGCCTCATGGTCCGCCCGAGGGGCTGA
- a CDS encoding DUF1707 and FHA domain-containing protein — MTTPFELPAGPPDAPRLTDAERERALAVLREGAAQGRLSHDTFLFRMERVLVARRPDELALLTADLTTESTWTRRVVGAVEKMSAFTAKLGRAWQAERLPKLLLPQPGPHPLRIGRDPVNGLRLSHETVSRLHAELFQQGGMWVLRDLGSTNGTTVNGRRVTGAVVVRAGDAVGFGQMAFRLSLN; from the coding sequence GTGACGACCCCATTCGAGCTCCCGGCGGGCCCGCCGGACGCCCCTCGGCTGACCGACGCCGAACGGGAACGCGCGCTCGCGGTGCTGCGCGAGGGCGCCGCGCAGGGGCGTCTGTCGCACGACACGTTCCTCTTCCGGATGGAGCGGGTGCTGGTCGCCCGCCGCCCCGACGAACTCGCGCTGCTCACCGCCGATCTCACGACCGAGTCCACCTGGACCCGCCGGGTGGTGGGGGCCGTCGAGAAGATGTCCGCGTTCACGGCGAAGCTGGGCCGCGCCTGGCAGGCCGAGCGGCTGCCGAAGCTGCTCCTTCCGCAGCCGGGGCCGCACCCGCTGCGCATCGGGCGCGACCCGGTGAACGGCCTGAGGCTCAGTCACGAGACGGTCTCCCGGCTGCACGCCGAACTCTTCCAGCAGGGCGGCATGTGGGTGCTGCGGGACCTCGGGTCCACCAACGGCACGACGGTCAACGGGCGCCGGGTGACCGGCGCGGTGGTGGTCCGGGCCGGGGACGCGGTGGGCTTCGGCCAGATGGCGTTCCGGCTGTCTCTGAACTGA